TTCCTTTTTTTTCTATCTCTTCTCTCACACCTTTTCTCACTTCATAAGGAATCAAAGGCTCGGGGAACATTCCATTAAGCATCCCTTTAATATAAAATATTGTCCCACCACAAATTATAGGTACCTTTTTCCTTTTTCTTATCTCTTCAATTTTCTTTCTACAATCACATAAAAATTCATAAACCGAGTAAATTTCATCTGGATTCTTTATATCAATTAAATGATGCGGAACTATTTTCCTTTCTTCCTCTGAAACCTTTCCCGTTCCAATATCCATTTCTTTGTATATCTGCCTGGAATCTGCAGAAATTACTTCTATTGGAAATTCTTTCCCTAACTCAAGACAAATAGATGTTTTTCCTGAAGCTGTTGGACCAATTAAAGTTATAACTTCCTTCTTCACCTTAGTAGTTTCTTTTCTATCTCTTGTAAAGTTATCTCAAAAAGAATTGGTCTACCATGAGGACATCTATAAGGCTTATCTGTTGTAAACAAAAGATTTATTAGGTTTTCCATTTCTTCTACAGATAAAGACTCTCCTGCTTTTATTGCGAGGTGGCAACTTAAAGTCCTTAGCATTTCATCAATGGAGGTATCTTTTCCCTCTGAAAGATCTTCCAATATTCCTTTTATTTTATCTTCTGTAATTTCCGGAATTATAGAAGGGATTCCTTCCCAAAGGACTGTATTTCCCGAGAAAATTCTAAAAGAGAAACCCAACTTTTCTAATTTATCTCTCAATTCCTCAAGTTTCAAAATTTCCAAAGGAGTATGTTTTATCTGGATTGGAAACATCAACTTTTGAGATAAGAAACTTTCATTCTTTTTTAAATTATCATAAATAATTCTCTCATGAGCTGCGTGTTGATCAATAATAACAAGACCCACGCTTGTTTGAGCTACGATATAAGAATTATGTAATTGCCAGAATTTAGTTTTATCATCTTTTGTCTCAAACAAAAGATTGTCCTCTTGGAAAGAAAAAAGTTCTTTTCTATAATTACTTCCCTTTCCTAAATACTCATTCAAAGACTTCTTTATAAGAGAAAAAATAAACTCTTCTTCTCTAAATTTCACTTCCCTTTTTGTAGGATGAACGTTTACATCTACTAACTCAGGTAATAAGTCTATAAAAAGAATAAAAGAGGGATTTTCATCTGTAAACGGCGTGTAAAAATCTTTAATTATTTTAAAAATTTTCCCATCCCATACATTCCTTTTATTAACAAATAAAAAATACTTTTTTTGAGAAGGTAGTTCTGGTCTTTGGATCCAACCCATAATTTTGATCCTCTCATCATCACTCACAAACTCAATCGGTAATAAAGAAGAAAAGAAATCCTCTCCTAAAATAGAAAGGATTCTGTCTTCCATTGTGGTAGAGGGTTCATCAATAACCTTTTTTCCGTTGTGATTAAGGACAAAAGAAATTTCAGGATAACTTATACATTTAGGAATGACTTCTCCAAGTATTTTTTTAAACTCCGCATTTGAAGAATGTAGAAATTTTCTTCTTGCAGGATAATTATTAAATAAATACCTTACTATAACAGAAGTCCCTCTTTGCCTCTGTCTAAGTTTTTCCTCCTTTATTTCTCCATTAAAGACTCTTATATATTTTCCTATATCACTTTCAGAACTTTTAGAAAGAATTTCTACTTCAGATACTGCACTTATAGAAGCTAAAGCTTCCCCTCTAAATCCAAGAGAGGAAATAGAATCAAGATCTTCTAAGTCTTTGATCTTACTTGTAGAATATCTCCTAATAACCAAACTAAGATCATCAGGATGAATTCCTATTCCATTATCAGAAACAGCTATAAGCTTCTTTCCTCCTTCTTCTACATCTATAGTAATTTGTGAAGATTCGGCATCTATTGCATTCTCTACCAACTCCTTAACACAAGAAAAAGGACCTTCTACAACTTCACCAGCTGCAATCTTACTTCTAACCTCCTCGGGGAGTTCTATAATTCTCTTATTCTTATTCTCCATTCATCCTTTAACGACCGCTATAGGAATCATTTTAACCACTTTTTTAGAAAGCCCAACTTTATCTACGACCTCCACAACTTCATCTATATCCTTGTATGCATCAGGAGCTTCTTCCCTTAAGGTCTTTACGGACTTTGACTTCACATAAATTCCCTTTTCTCTCAACTCCTTTGTTAAATCTCTCCCGCCAGTTGCCTGAAGAGCTTTTTTTCTGGACAAGACTCTACCAGCTCCATGACAGGTAGAACCAAAAGTTTCTTCCATTGCCTTTTGAGTGCCAAGCAAAATATAAGAAGCTGTCCCCATGTCTCCCGGAATTAAAACAGGTTGTCCCCATTTTGAATATTTTAAAGGAAGTTCTGGATGTCCTGGAGGAAATGCTCTTGTAGCTCCCTTTCTATGAACGCATAATTTCTTTAGTTTCCCATCCACGATGTGCTCTTCTATCTTCGCAATATTATGAGCTACATCATAAATGAGTCTTATCCCAAGGGTTTCTGCGGGTTTCTCAAAAACCTTAGAAAAAGCTTCTCTTAACCGAGATAAAATTATTTGACGATTTGCCCAAGCAAAATTTGCGGCTGCTCTCATTGAAGAAAGATATCCTTTTCCCTCTTCAGAAGTTAAAGGAGCACAAATAAGTTGCTCATCAGGAAGGTCTATTTTGAATTTACTTCTCGCTTTCATCAACTTATTAATCCAGTCACTACAAATTTGATGTCCAAGACCTCTTGAACCCGTATGAATCATTATTGTAACCGAATCTATTTTAAGACCAAACATCTCGGCTGCCTTTTCATCAAAAATTTCTGAAACTTTTTGAATTTCAATAAAATGGTTACCGGAACCAAGAGTCCCGAGTTGCTGTTTCCCCCGCTCAAGAGCTCTCTCTGAGATAATATCAGGATCCACTCCTTCTAAACGGCCTCTTTCTTCTGTATACTCAAGATCTTCATCCCACCCAAAGCCATTTGAAACTGCCCAAAAAGAACCTTCTTCAAGAACTTTCTTAAGTGTAGAAAAAGATACATTAAGATCACTCTCTGAACCTACACCACAAGGAATAAGAGAATATATTTTGTTTATCAGTTCTTCAATTTTCCCTTTTATCTCAGAAGCTAACAAATCCGTTTTAATCATTCTAACGCCACAATTTATGTCATATCCTACACCTCCAGGAGATATAACTCCTTCCTCAATATCCATTGCTCCAACTCCACCAATTGGAAAACCATAACCCCAATGGATATCAGGCATCGCAAGAGAATATTTCTGTATTCCAGGTAAGTGTGCAACATTTTTAACTTGCTCTATAGAATTATCTTCTTTTATCGCTTTAAGGAGGTTCTCCGAGGAAAATATAATTCCCGGAACCCTCATCTTACCTTCTCTTTCTATTATCCATTTATAATTATCTACTTTCTTCATATTCATATTCATATTATTATTATAGAGTTTTTATTCTTTATTTCAATGGGTAGTAATTATTTCTATTCCCCCATAACTTGGACAATTAATCGTCTTGAACGAGGGCCATCAAACTCACAGAAAAAAATCCCTTGCCATCTTCCAAGCTCCAAATCTCCCTTTGAAATAGGAATAACTTCAGAACACCCAATAATTGAAGCCTTTATATGACTATCAGCATTCCCCTCGGAATGTGAATAACCTACCCCCTGGGGGATGAGTTCTGATAATTTATTTAAAATATCATTTTTAACTGAGGGATCATAATCTTCATTTATGGTGACTGCAGCTGTAGTATGAGGAACATAAAGAATAACACAGCCTTCTTTAATTCCGCTTTCTCTTACCACACTTCTAACTTTCTCGGTTACAGCTACAAATTCATTTCTTCTGCTAGTTGAAACTCCAATCTCTACTTTTTTTATAACCATTTCAATCCTCTCTTTTTACTTCTTTCCAAGAGGCATAATATATAAAGGTGATTCTTCTTCAGGTAGTCCAAGAACTTTTTTGACTTTATCATCCCAAAAGGCACCTACCACAACTGTTCCAAGCCCTAAAGCTTCTGCCTGGAGGTAAATATTTTGAGCCATATGACCTGCTTCCATATAAGTGTATCTAATACCTCTTTCTCCATACTTACTTGTTATTCTCTTATAAATACCAGAAATCAGAATGTCAATAGGAGCGTTTTTAACCCAAGATTGACCCAAAGCTGCGGAGGCCAAAGCCTCCCTCTTATCTCCCTCTCCAAGCATTAAAATTTCATGGTTAAATGGGTCATATTTATAGAAACCCTTAGGAAGTGAATTTACTTCTCCTACAACAACATAAATTTCAAGAGGATAAAGTGCGCCTGCAGAAGGACTTGCTCTTAAATTCTCTTCTTTATCTGTAATTCCTCCTGCTGCCCATAAAATCTGGGAAAGATCTTTTAACTCAATTGGTTCCTTTTTATAGGCTCTAACTGATCTTCTTTTAAGAATAGCTTCTTCTACAGAAACATCACTTTTATATCTTGGTTCCGGTAATTTTATCTTCTTATCCATCTTCTCACCTCCAAAAATTTTTAAAAAGTTTAAAAATAATAATAAGATTATCAATTCTCTCATACATACCTCCTCTTTTTT
This window of the candidate division WOR-3 bacterium genome carries:
- the mutL gene encoding DNA mismatch repair endonuclease MutL, which encodes MENKNKRIIELPEEVRSKIAAGEVVEGPFSCVKELVENAIDAESSQITIDVEEGGKKLIAVSDNGIGIHPDDLSLVIRRYSTSKIKDLEDLDSISSLGFRGEALASISAVSEVEILSKSSESDIGKYIRVFNGEIKEEKLRQRQRGTSVIVRYLFNNYPARRKFLHSSNAEFKKILGEVIPKCISYPEISFVLNHNGKKVIDEPSTTMEDRILSILGEDFFSSLLPIEFVSDDERIKIMGWIQRPELPSQKKYFLFVNKRNVWDGKIFKIIKDFYTPFTDENPSFILFIDLLPELVDVNVHPTKREVKFREEEFIFSLIKKSLNEYLGKGSNYRKELFSFQEDNLLFETKDDKTKFWQLHNSYIVAQTSVGLVIIDQHAAHERIIYDNLKKNESFLSQKLMFPIQIKHTPLEILKLEELRDKLEKLGFSFRIFSGNTVLWEGIPSIIPEITEDKIKGILEDLSEGKDTSIDEMLRTLSCHLAIKAGESLSVEEMENLINLLFTTDKPYRCPHGRPILFEITLQEIEKKLLR
- a CDS encoding RtcB family protein, which codes for MNMNMKKVDNYKWIIEREGKMRVPGIIFSSENLLKAIKEDNSIEQVKNVAHLPGIQKYSLAMPDIHWGYGFPIGGVGAMDIEEGVISPGGVGYDINCGVRMIKTDLLASEIKGKIEELINKIYSLIPCGVGSESDLNVSFSTLKKVLEEGSFWAVSNGFGWDEDLEYTEERGRLEGVDPDIISERALERGKQQLGTLGSGNHFIEIQKVSEIFDEKAAEMFGLKIDSVTIMIHTGSRGLGHQICSDWINKLMKARSKFKIDLPDEQLICAPLTSEEGKGYLSSMRAAANFAWANRQIILSRLREAFSKVFEKPAETLGIRLIYDVAHNIAKIEEHIVDGKLKKLCVHRKGATRAFPPGHPELPLKYSKWGQPVLIPGDMGTASYILLGTQKAMEETFGSTCHGAGRVLSRKKALQATGGRDLTKELREKGIYVKSKSVKTLREEAPDAYKDIDEVVEVVDKVGLSKKVVKMIPIAVVKG
- a CDS encoding secondary thiamine-phosphate synthase enzyme YjbQ, yielding MVIKKVEIGVSTSRRNEFVAVTEKVRSVVRESGIKEGCVILYVPHTTAAVTINEDYDPSVKNDILNKLSELIPQGVGYSHSEGNADSHIKASIIGCSEVIPISKGDLELGRWQGIFFCEFDGPRSRRLIVQVMGE
- a CDS encoding SagB/ThcOx family dehydrogenase, translated to MRELIILLLFLNFLKIFGGEKMDKKIKLPEPRYKSDVSVEEAILKRRSVRAYKKEPIELKDLSQILWAAGGITDKEENLRASPSAGALYPLEIYVVVGEVNSLPKGFYKYDPFNHEILMLGEGDKREALASAALGQSWVKNAPIDILISGIYKRITSKYGERGIRYTYMEAGHMAQNIYLQAEALGLGTVVVGAFWDDKVKKVLGLPEEESPLYIMPLGKK